A region from the Rosa rugosa chromosome 6, drRosRugo1.1, whole genome shotgun sequence genome encodes:
- the LOC133718813 gene encoding receptor-like protein EIX2, with product MDIYVYFNPISRLILHFLLLLFLASSCLNNSSVVVESCMEEERRALLSFKQDLSDPFGKLSSWAGHECCQWTGISCNNRTGHVATVDLRNTYPYTPGDDQWNTTEYEESCLGGKLINPSLLGLKHLSYLDLSSNDFQGIHIPKFIGELTSLRYLNFSSIRYYLNSVVAGEIPSSLGNLSNLNYLDLSSSYYLSSKNLNWLSHLSSLKYLNLRGVILSSTGVSWLHEVNMLPSLLELHLSGCLTGGNQLPLSIPTINFTSLLVLDMSWNSINFSYPKWMFNLTSLTKVDLSRNSVSGPFLDEFVRLKSLEHLDLQSVGLKGQFPKFSGNLCRLKSLSLARNQIDGGIEEFLSGFSNCSINRMESLDLQECGLVGKLPSSLGMLRSLQHLYLSSNSFWGSIPEFIISNLSSSLKTLDLRNNIFNGSIPQSLGKLSQLVSLDLSYNSWEGNLTEAHFINLTKLESFAVSTAQPVPIIFNLIDYEWIPPFKLQQIEMHNCRVGPGFPVWLQSQTELVSVSLKNAGLSGEIPEEWLFKISSQIQWLDLSSNQISGKLPFRFNSFPNLLYIVLSHNQFDGTIPSSICSIQSLFDLALNNNQLSGEFPKEWSLWSSIEIVDVSNNNMSGNIPSSMGIPSSLFILKTDNNQFSEEIPSALQNCSSLERLYLGGNKFTGSIPSWIGSKVSNKFTVLQLQSNSLSGHIPHHLCSLPFLKILDLSHNRFSGTIPNCLNKLTSLIDSSYGRWFYYGDFEVTTVTVKGRASEYLQKNARLLTIIDFSHNDLEGEIPEEISSLVRLATLNLSINQLSGNIPSRIGNLHLLETLDLSQNQLSGQIPQSLASLTFLSHLNLSCNKLTGRIPSGNQLQTLDDSSIYKGNPSLCGFPLSNCTEDGGNMHEPQHEPYEADDEKLGLYTSAVLGFIIGFWSVCGTLILKKSWRYAYFQFFDHIKEKVALAIALKVARLKAARQ from the coding sequence ATGGATATCTATGTTTACTTTAACCCTATCTCTCGCCTCATTCTTCACTTCTTGCTCTTGTTATTTTTGGCATCTTCGTGCCTAAACAATAGCAGTGTCGTGGTGGAATCATGCATGGAGGAAGAGAGGCGAGCACTTCTCAGCTTTAAACAAGATCTCAGTGATCCTTTTGGTAAGCTTTCTTCTTGGGCTGGTCACGAATGCTGCCAATGGACAGGGATTTCATGCAACAACCGCACTGGTCATGTTGCAACGGTTGACCTCCGTAATACATATCCATACACCCCTGGTGATGATCAGTGGAACACCACGGAGTATGAAGAATCTTGTTTGGGGGGTAAGTTAATTAATCCTTCTTTGCTTGGCTTGAAACATTTGAGTTACTTAGACTTGAGCTCGAATGATTTTCAAGGGATTCACATTCCCAAGTTTATTGGGGAGCTTACAAGTCTGAGATATCTCAATTTTTCAAGTATCCGGTACTATTTGAATTCAGTAGTTGCGGGAGAGATTCCTTCTTCTCTTGGTAACCTCTCAAACTTGAACTATCTTGACCTCAGTTCTAGTTATTATCTTTCTTCCAAAAACTTGAATTGGCTTTCTCATCTCTCTTCCCTAAAATACCTCAATCTTAGAGGTGTGATCCTTAGCAGCACAGGAGTTAGTTGGCTACATGAGGTTAACATGCTTCCTTCACTCTTAGAGTTGCATTTGTCTGGTTGCCTAACTGGTGGAAACCAGCTTCCACTCTCCATCCCTACAATTAACTTCACATCACTTTTGGTCCTTGATATGTCATGGAATAGTATTAATTTTTCATATCCTAAATGGATGTTTAATCTTACTAGCCTTACAAAAGTTGATCTGAGTAGGAATTCTGTCAGTGGCCCCTTTCTTGATGAATTTGTAAGACTCAAATCTCTAGAACACCTTGACTTACAGAGTGTAGGACTCAAAGGTCAATTTCCCAAATTTAGTGGAAATTTGTGCAGGCTCAAGTCATTAAGTCTTGCACGGAATCAAATTGATGGGGGGATTGAAGAGTTTTTGAGTGGTTTCTCAAATTGTTCAATTAATAGAATGGAGTCACTAGATTTGCAAGAGTGTGGGCTGGTAGGCAAATTGCCTAGTTCGTTGGGAATGCTGAGAAGCCTGCAGCATCTCTATCTCAGCTCCAACTCTTTTTGGGGATCCATTCCAGAATTTATTATCAGCAATTTATCATCATCCCTGAAGACACTTGATCTCAGGAATAATATTTTCAACGGTTCCATTCCTCAaagtttgggaaaactttctcaGCTAGTGAGCCTTGATCTATCTTATAATTCATGGGAAGGCAATTTAACCGAAGCCCATTTCATAAATCTCACAAAATTAGAGTCTTTTGCAGTTAGCACAGCCCAACCTGTGCCCATcattttcaatttgattgattatgAATGGATTCCTCCTTTCAAGCTCCAACAAATTGAAATGCACAACTGCCGAGTAGGCCCCGGCTTCCCTGTATGGCTTCAATCTCAAACTGAGCTCGTGTCGGTCTCACTTAAGAATGCTGGACTCTCGGGTGAAATACCAGAGGAATGGCTCTTTAAGATATCTTCCCAGATCCAATGGTTGGATTTATCTTCCAATCAAATAAGCGGAAAGCTTCCGTTCCGATTCAACTCTTTTCCGAATCTGCTTTACATAGTTTTGAGCCATAATCAATTTGATGGCACTATTCCATCATCTATTTGTAGCATTCAATCTCTATTTGACCTTGCTTTGAATAACAATCAGTTATCCGGAGAATTCCCTAAAGAATGGAGTTTGTGGAGCAGCATAGAAATTGTGGATGTCTCAAACAACAATATGTCTGGTAATATTCCAAGCTCAATGGGCATTCCAAGTTCTCTTTTTATACTAAAGACAGACAACAATCAATTTAGCGAAGAAATTCCTTCTGCCTTGCAAAATTGCTCATCTTTGGAGAGACTTTATCTTGGAGGCAACAAATTTACTGGAAGCATACCTTCTTGGATAGGATCAAAAGTATCCAACAAATTCACAGTGCTGCAATTGCAATCAAACTCTTTAAGTGGACATATTCCTCATCATTTGTGCAGTCTTCCTTTCCTTAAGATCCTAGACCTTAGTCACAATAGATTTTCAGGGACTATTCCCAACTGTTTGAATAAATTGACTTCTTTAATCGATAGTAGTTATGGGCGCTGGTTCTACTATGGTGATTTTGAGGTAACAACTGTGACTGTAAAAGGAAGAGCAAGTGAATACTTACAGAAAAATGCGAGGCTTCTAACCATTATTGATTTTTCTCATAATGATTTAGAAGGTGAAATTCCTGAAGAAATCAGCAGTCTCGTTCGATTAGCTACATTAAACTTGTCCATTAATCAATTAAGTGGAAATATCCCCTCAAGAATTGGAAACTTGCACTTGCTTGAAACACTTGACCTCTCCCAGAACCAGCTTTCAGGACAGATTCCACAAAGTCTCGCTTCTCTGACCTTCTTATCTCACTTGAACTTGTCTTGCAACAAGTTGACCGGAAGAATTCCTTCGGGCAACCAACTTCAGACGCTCGATGATTCATCTATTTATAAGGGCAATCCTTCACTCTGTGGATTTCCTCTTTCAAATTGCACAGAAGATGGAGGCAACATGCATGAGCCTCAGCATGAGCCTTATGAAGCTGATGATGAAAAGCTTGGTTTATATACCAGCGCGGTGCTTGGCTTTATCATAGGCTTTTGGAGTGTTTGTGGCACATTGATATTGAAGAAGTCATGGAGGTAtgcttattttcaattttttgacCACATCAAAGAGAAAGTAGCACTAGCAATTGCATTGAAAGTAGCTCGTTTGAAAGCCGCAAGGCAGTGA